The proteins below are encoded in one region of Tautonia rosea:
- a CDS encoding response regulator gives MNDPAPAILLVDDDIDACRNVSDILNDLGYRVDIAHEGQAALELANQRPYDVAVLDFKMPGMDGVTLYRHLRARHPGIVALLLTAYASEDTATAARSAGTWRVLRKPVDIPALLGLINEAVGQPIVLVVDDDLDLCENLWDMLRSRNIRVCTAHDSIQAVNRLKEARYQAVLIDMKLPGSDGCSVFRTVREVDPHARTVLITGFRPETEPLIEVALAEGADAVCYKPFDSPALIALLERLVGPTPSQSR, from the coding sequence ATGAACGATCCGGCACCTGCCATCTTACTCGTTGACGACGACATCGACGCTTGCCGTAATGTCTCGGACATTCTGAACGATCTGGGGTATCGAGTCGATATCGCTCACGAAGGCCAGGCCGCCCTCGAACTGGCAAACCAGCGTCCCTATGATGTCGCCGTGCTCGACTTCAAGATGCCCGGTATGGACGGTGTGACCCTCTATCGCCATCTTCGAGCACGGCATCCTGGTATCGTCGCCTTGCTCCTGACCGCCTACGCCAGTGAAGATACTGCCACAGCCGCCCGCTCTGCGGGAACCTGGAGAGTCCTTCGCAAGCCGGTTGATATTCCGGCACTGCTCGGTCTCATCAACGAGGCCGTCGGCCAACCCATTGTTCTGGTCGTTGACGATGACCTCGACCTTTGCGAAAATCTCTGGGACATGCTCCGGTCGCGCAATATCCGGGTCTGCACCGCTCATGACTCGATTCAAGCCGTCAATCGACTCAAGGAAGCCCGATACCAGGCGGTGTTGATTGACATGAAATTGCCCGGTTCCGACGGTTGCTCGGTCTTCCGGACCGTTCGTGAGGTTGATCCCCACGCCCGGACGGTCCTGATTACCGGTTTCCGTCCCGAGACCGAGCCCTTGATTGAGGTCGCTTTGGCCGAAGGGGCGGATGCGGTCTGTTATAAGCCGTTCGACTCCCCTGCCCTGATCGCCTTGCTCGAACGCCTGGTTGGACCGACTCCCTCTCAATCAAGGTGA
- a CDS encoding protoglobin domain-containing protein: MGDTDRILSRHRDVKRYLDWDEQNDFERLVGLQPIITPHFPALIADFYAEIQRHPGASSVITGGEEQVARLKATLHQWLDDLFRTPPDDEYAQRCWRIGRRHAEIGLDPLFVIAAMARLRSAMCRVLRSSWTGEFERLAESLRSLYRRLDLDLALIQDAYQAESEDRLQRAERMATLGQVAGGLAHELRNPLNVVKTSVYFLKNARSASAEKVAEHLQRIGRGVDRADAVITALSSFARLPAPEAQPTPVIDLVRESLEANPPDASVDVQVEIDPSLTVAVDPAQLQIVLGNLLRNANEAMADGGTLSVRTRTLENGRIELDVEDTGIGMAPELRDRVTEPLFSTKARGLGLGLAISREILTKNRGTLRIASEPGVGSIFTLVLNQALETGDRD, encoded by the coding sequence ATGGGAGACACGGATCGGATTCTCTCAAGACACCGCGATGTGAAGCGGTATCTCGACTGGGACGAACAAAACGACTTTGAGCGGTTGGTCGGACTGCAGCCGATCATCACGCCTCACTTCCCCGCCTTGATTGCGGATTTTTATGCAGAAATCCAGCGGCATCCCGGCGCTTCCTCGGTCATCACCGGAGGAGAAGAGCAGGTCGCCCGCCTGAAAGCCACGTTACATCAGTGGCTGGACGATTTGTTCCGAACTCCTCCCGACGACGAATATGCTCAGCGATGCTGGCGCATTGGTCGTCGTCATGCCGAGATTGGACTCGATCCGCTCTTCGTGATCGCCGCCATGGCTCGGCTCCGTTCTGCCATGTGCCGAGTCTTGCGATCCTCCTGGACCGGAGAGTTTGAGCGATTGGCTGAATCTCTTCGGTCGCTCTATCGAAGGCTCGACCTCGACCTCGCCTTGATTCAGGATGCCTACCAGGCTGAGAGCGAGGACCGTCTCCAACGCGCCGAGCGCATGGCCACCCTTGGTCAGGTCGCCGGAGGCCTGGCGCACGAGCTGCGAAACCCCCTGAACGTGGTCAAGACTTCGGTCTACTTCCTCAAAAATGCGCGATCGGCCTCGGCCGAAAAAGTCGCAGAACACCTGCAACGCATTGGCCGAGGGGTGGATCGCGCCGATGCGGTCATCACGGCTCTCTCGAGCTTTGCCCGCCTCCCGGCTCCAGAGGCTCAGCCGACCCCCGTGATCGATCTGGTCCGCGAATCCCTCGAAGCCAACCCGCCCGACGCCTCAGTCGACGTCCAGGTCGAGATCGATCCCTCGCTCACCGTGGCAGTCGATCCGGCACAGTTACAGATCGTCCTCGGCAACTTGCTTCGCAATGCGAACGAAGCGATGGCCGATGGAGGAACGCTCTCTGTGAGGACACGTACGTTGGAAAATGGCCGTATTGAACTCGATGTCGAGGATACGGGAATCGGTATGGCTCCGGAGCTACGCGATCGGGTGACGGAGCCGCTGTTCTCGACCAAGGCCCGAGGGCTCGGGCTGGGGCTGGCCATTTCTCGGGAGATTCTCACCAAGAACCGGGGCACGTTGAGAATCGCGAGCGAACCAGGAGTTGGGAGCATCTTCACCTTGGTGCTCAACCAGGCTTTGGAGACCGGAGATCGAGATTGA